The genomic region gctgctgctgcacgagcGTCCCAAGAGTTGGCGAGAGCGGCCGCCAAGGAGCAAGGATCCGTCGCCTACTTTTCTGCCGGCGCAGAAAAGGTCGCTGGGCCCTCAAGGACGGATGTTCCTGCCTACCCAGCTTCTGGAAGAAAAAAATCTGGTCCGAAAAAGCGCTTTCAGTGTCCCAAATGCGACAAGGCCTTTGCTCGTGCATACAACCTCAACACGCATCTCTCCACCCACGATCCTGACCCGAATCGGTCCAAGCCGTTCCCATGTCCATACCCAAGCTGCAGGTCGGAAGGCGGCCGCTCGTTCAGTCGCAAGCACGATCTCCAGCGTCATGTAGCCAGCATCCACGAGAATGAGGCGGAACCAGGCATCCACGGCGATCCGGAAGAAGTTGTCGGCGGCGAGACGGGTGGACTCGTCTCCCTCGGTCTTGGTACACCCGGCAAAAAGTTCCGCTGCCATAATTGTGGAAAGTCCTTTGTCCGTCGAGATGCGTGGATTCGCCATCAATGCGATAGCAGTCCGTGGAGACGCACTTCATGTTCACCCTTGGGCACACCATACGCAGCGTCAGTCTCGCCAAGTTCGAGCGTCTCTCAACGCCTTGATGGTGGTAGCACGCCGAtagcaccaccaccagcgaGATCGACCGCCGCTTCTCAGATCAGTGGACGCCTTTGTACCATCTCGAGAAGTTCGCCTGCTGTTGGAGGAGGTGCACGGGCGAGTAGCCTGTCCAAAGAGGTTCAGGCAGTGGCTAAGCAGCTACAGGCCCGAGTCGAAGCGCAATCGCCGCGGCCTCGAGGTCCAAAAGCGCTGCAGGCCCCGCACGGGCATGGTGTCCTGCCGCCGCATCAACGCAGTATGGCGCCCTTGCCCGGAGCTGGAGGCGAGCGTCGCAACTTCTCGCTATCAGCCATCTCGCTCTATGCATCGACAGGCccctcgagcttctcgtcTACTCGCTGACTGGGCTTCTGAACCCATGTATTTGTCTCATATCGTCACCCATGCCCCTGTTATTCTCCGTGTATCATGTAATTATAGATCGTCTCAATGTTAGCACACCATCCAATTCGCacgcttgagctgctgcttcggtTTGCTTGTGGTTCAGCATGCGTTGACCCAGTTTGCGCGTGTTATAAGTTAACCTGAATGGCCAgaagattcgtgattgaggAATCCATTAACTCTCGCAAAGCAGAACACGTTCACATCTTACAGCGGTCAGGGTATGTCATGGAGGCGGAGGTCAAAACGGCTCACAAGCGAGGAAAGgggaaatcacgaatcgtgaataggcAGCACCAAACTGGTCGAACGCGCGGCGTGAGGCACAGCGACGgtgcgacgtgcgacaGCGCACGGCGATGTTAGGAGAACTGTAGCAGTGATGATCTCACATCGTGAAGAAATTTCCGCGTTCCATGTTCGGGTTTTtttcagtcacgagtgcagcgtaagtcgtgagtgtttgACTCTTGAGCGGAGAGCAACGGgagcacagtcacgagtataAGTCCGAAATGAGGAGACGCTTAGTCGGTGGCCTGAGACGCGTGCGTGATTGCCTCCGTACCGAAGTCGTACGTTTCTTCCAAAGCCGCGAGCAGCCAGATCGATACTTGAATCGATTGGTTGATGCTCGCCCCACCTTTTGCATATTCTCAACACCCAACTCTCCCTGCACATCCTTCTTTCTCATCCTTCAATGCCAGCTTTCTACCAAACCGCCGTCCGACGACTTTCTCAGACAGCTAGAATTATGGTAAGTCTGCATTGCAGTCGCAAAGTTGCACCTACACACACGTACTCCGGTGCCCGCAACATCCAGATTGACTGACTTCTCGATACCACCCCTCTCCTCTACGCTCTACAAACGGCATCAACGATGGACACATTAGTCACAAATCAACGACGTCTTCATCGTTTCCGCCGCCCGAACGCCCATCGGCTCGTTCAACGGTGTGCTCAAAAAGGCCACCGCTCCTGAGCTCGGTGTGGTGGCCGTAAAGGCAGCCATCCAACGTGCCGGTCTCAAGCCCGACCAGATCGAGGAGGTCTACATGGGCAATGTGCTCCAAGGCAACGTCGGTCAGGCTCCCGCCCGTCAGGTTGCGCTCAAGGCTGGCTGCCCCGACACCACCGAGGCTACCACCATTAACAAGGTGTGCGCTTCCGGTATGAAggccatctcgctcgccgccCAGAACATTGCTCTCGGCCAGCGCAGTATCATGGTCGCCGGTGGCATGGAGTCTATGTCTAACGCCCCGTAAGTACCGACAAAAGTATCGTTATCCAGGCTCTCATTGCATCAGCTTTAGAGAAAGCATGTCTCTACTGCAGAAGAGGGGGAGCGTGCGCTGAGGTTGCTACTTCGAAGCGTTTGTTTGGTGCTCTGGCCTAGACGGCTCAACCCAAGCAAAACTCTTGGCAAGGGCAAAAGCTGGACCGGTACACCCGCATTTTTATTTGCCGTTCGGATCGAATTCGTGGTGTCGGCCTAACATTCCAGTACATGTGGGGAAAATGTCGTTCGGACGTTGGTTTGCCCGCCTGGCCCGAGACTCTCGACTCGGGTGTCATGCGCGGCGCCAGTCGACGCCAGGCTACAGCTTGGGATCAAGGATCACAAGCGAAAACTAGCACATATGAGGAGGCCCATAGTTGCATTCGCACAGGCTGTTGGCGTCGCGACATTGCCTTTCGAAAGAGAGCTACAGGGGAGTGAACACCCCAACGGCGGCAGTTGAGTCTGTCTCAGGAAGCTCTTGTCTGACATTTTTCCCTTTTTGTTTCTTTTGTTTCGTTTGTTTCGAACAGCTACTATCTTCCCCGAGGCAACACCTACGGCCATGTCCAGGCGACCGATGCGATCGTCAAGGACGGTCTGCACGATGTCTACAACCAGGTGGCCATGGGCAACTGTGCCGAGAACactgccaagaagctctcAATTACGCGTGAGCAGCAGGACGCCTTTGCGATTGAATCGTACCGTCGCTCCGCCGAGGCATGGAAGGCCAATGCATTCGCTAACGAGATCGCTCCTGTCACCATCTCGGACAAGAAGGGCGATGTCGTGATcagcgaagacgaggagtACAAGaacgtcaagctcgaaaagatcCCATCGCTTCGACCGGTGTTCGACAAGAACGGAACCATCACTGCTGCCAATGCGtcgacgctcaacgacGGTGCTTCGGCCGTTGTGCTAGCTtccgaggccgaggtggccAAGTTGGGCATTAAGCCTTTGGCCAAGATTGTAGCGTTTGCCGATGCAGCATGTGCACCGATCGACTTCCCCATTGCGCCCGCTTATGCCATTcccaaggcgctcgagcgAGCCGGTTTGACAAAGGACGACATTGCTCTGTTCGAAATCAACGAGGCTTTCTCGGCTGTCGCGTTGGCTAACAACCAGATGCTCGGCCTCGACGCTAGCAAGGTCAACGTtctcggtggtggtgtttCACTCGGTCACCCTATCGGTTCTTCAGGTGCTAGGATTGTTGTTACGCTGGCCCACGCGCTCAAGCCCGGCCAATACGGCTGCGCTGGTGTCTGCaacggtggtggtggcgctTCTGCTATCATTATCAAGCGTGAGAACTAATAAGTCGCTCGCTTCATGACAGGAAACATTACACAATGTTTTCGCCCTCTTGCTGTGATGGCATCGATGACAATGTAGAATTCCGACGCATATGCTCTTATGGCAGTGCAGCGGTACACGACATTTGCAAATGGAGGCAACAAAGATTGCATTGCAACAGGATGACAGTTTGGCACGATCAGGTCCAGGCAGTAGCCTGATGTCGCAAATTGAGTAAAAACGCATTGACCCTTCTGACCTCAGCCACCTCTTTGGCCCAATCATCCATCTCCTTCTGCCTCTCCTTGGCCTCTAGGGTGAGCTTGGCCAACTCGCTTCGCTTGGCGAACACCTCCTTTCTCAATAAGCGTTTCTGCCTTCTTGCTCTGATCAGCTGAGAGATGAGCGTGGTACGGTTGTCAGTTTTTTCGCTCAAGTTGAGGAAATTGGACCTCACACTTTTACGAAGCGACTTGAGAGCGAGGAAAGGCGCTTTTGCAGGTTGCTCTTCGATAGCGCTGCGAAGTTCGTCATCGACAATGGACCAAATGATGTCGACATCGTTAAGGTATTTGCCGGATTTGCGCTTTTTGGTAGTGCGCAAAGATGCGTCGGGATCATCAGCATCTTCGGAGGCGGAAAACACGAGCGAGAGGGCTCGCTTGAGACGTTTTTGCATGTCACGTTCCGGTCGGGCTGCTCGTGCCGaggcttgagcagctgcgtcACCTCGTTGCCGTTCCACCATGGTTCGATCCATGACGGTCTCATCTGCGAGTTCTGAGGGAATCTGAACGCGCTCACGTCGAGAGGAAGACGATTTGGGTGGTCGACCTCGCCGtttggcggcggcagctgtGGCAGCTGCCTGTTCGTACAGCCTTTCTTTGTCGGGACTGCCTTGCcgacgacgttgacgcGCGTCCAGCTTGCGTTGTGCAGCACGCCCAGCTGGCGAATTCGGGTCGGATGCTATGCTGAGGCGAGACACGCTGGTACCACCGATACTTGGACGCATACGACGCACGGAAGTATCGACGTGCGACGCAGATGCAGCCGGCGACGGGGTCATGGCCAGCGACGCGTTCTCATTGAGGTCCATTCCACCGGCGTCCCATCCTGTCGATACTTCCATGCTTCCACCCGAACCACTGCCACCGACACTGGCACCGGCGCCAGAGCCTGAAAAGTCACCGCCAAGCTGACTGCccagctcgtcatcctgGTCGCCCAGAAGCAACGGATCAATGTTGGACATCGATAGCGGTTTGTGGCCTGCTTTGCGAATGCGCAATGGAGCGGGTGTGCTGCTAACGGGTCCCGATTGCCGCGACCTTGCTGCACGTCGGCCCGACCCCATGCTGCCGGATGCGTCGATGTGAGGAGAGTAAGGCACCGCATCATCGTGTATTGGCAGCGGTGAAAATGCGTTGAAAGAGGAGCTTGCGTCGAACGATGTTTCTGCAACCGCAGTTGCAGCCGctgcggcagctgcagcggcagccTTTTGTTTCGGACCTGATCCTCTTGGTCTACCTGGCCTGCGCTTTGTCAATGAGCCATCTGTTGAAGTGGAAGCATCTGCATTGCCGCCGAGAGTCgaagtggcagcagcggtcTGAGTTCGGCTAGGCGGCAGCTTGAACTGAAAGTCTCGCTGCATTGCGACAGCTGTACCGGCACCACGCATACGCTCTTGTCGACGGTTGGCGAAACGGTTTGCTGATGGTCGACCATTGTTGCCAGCGTCGCCGCGCGAGCCCGACGCTCTGGCGCTCATTCTTGCTGAAAACGGTGAAGCTTTATCTTTGCTGCAGATATAGGAAGAAACGTGCGCTGGAAAGATAGGCCGGATAGTTCAAGACGTGATTGCAGATATTGCGATGCTGGATTGCGGGTGTGGGGCAGGATGAACgggtgatgatggtggaaagattcacgattgtcaatGGCATACACACACAGAGGCGCGCTAGCGCGTCGAACAGAGAGGCGTGAGGCGTGAGGCGAGAGCGTGGACGCGTTTggtgaaatcgtgaatcctgCACCCTGCAGCTGTGtggagcagcagtcacgagtttcGATTTTCCaaaatcacagaatcgtgaatcacaaacgTGAAATGCCCTCGTGACTATCCAGAacaacactcgtgactcacaactcgGATCCGTCTCATTCGCCTCTACATCCATCATCCACGCCACATCCAGCCACTCTTGCTTTTATCGATCACGATGCCGCCGAAGAAAGCGCGCAGGCAATCTGCTGCCGAGAAGTGGCAATCCTTCACTTCCAGCGTCCTGCCTCGCCCCACAGGCCGACCACGTAAAGATGGCGCTGGCAACGTttcgctcagctcgaccgTCGGCGCACCCACCCCGGCCAGATCGAGAAAAGCAGCCGAcgactcgctcgcatcCACACTGGCAACCTCTacacctgctgctgtacCAACACAACGCGGCAGACCACGTAAACACGCGCTCACAACGCCCGGATCACGTGCACTCACTTCAGCGGataccaccaccatcgctTCTACATCCTACAGTGTTGTTGCACCAGCTGCTCGGCCACAGGGTCGTCTATCAAAATCAAAGCTGTCTGCTCCGCAGAGTCGCGCCAATGTGTCGTCTTCCAATAGTGCATCCTTTTCTGACCAGTACAAGAGGCGCGGTCGTCCACCGAAGAACGCTTCGGATGCATCGACTTCAGTCTCGCAATCCATGCCTAAGCGTCGTGGTCGACCCTCTGAAAGCGTAAACAAGCTCACGTCGACCCAGATCGGACTGCCGAGGAGCCAATCTTCCAAAGCACCGCGATACGTGAGGCCCGAAGTGGAGCAAGCATCAGGCTCGGAAGtctcgctcatcgacgGTGCCTctgacgaagacgatgatgcaTCCGAAGTGGATCACGATCAATCtggcgaagaagaggaagctcTGTCGTCGGAAGACGAGGCCAGACAGGCGTCAACAACGCGAAAGAAATCGAAACGCAAAGGCTGGCCTagcgagatcgagaggCTGCGAAAAGGGCGTAGGCTGAGCGTCGAAGAGCGAGAATGCGTCACTTCGGAAGGCGGGCTGATCTGGAGGACTGCCATCCcgctgctcaactcgatgcCCAAGAACATCCGATCCATGGTCGCCGACAGTCTGACGCGCGCACTCAACCGAATCGATGGTAAGCTCGAATCTGGACTCGTGCCCCCGCTGGCACGTATTCCCCAGGGCACCACTGCTGCGTCGGCAACACGTCGTGATTTAGCCAGCAGCATGCTCTCCTGGCGCCTGGAGGAGGAAGCTTCGCTTTTGCGCGCTGAGAATCCGGCTCAACCGGTCGACGTGATGGAATTGGGTCTCAACGGTGATATCGTAAGTTGTGCCTGAACTCTCTATTCAGCCTGACCctgattctgattctgaCCCTTAAAATTGACTGCCactgacgctgctcgatcttcCATTGACTACCTTGCCAATCCACAGCTCGAGCTAGAACAGATGCTCCTCCCTGAAGCAGAACACATTGTCGAACTCTCGAAAACTCTCACGCATCAATCcgagcatctcgaacaGTCGTCTGCGCGCAttgccaagctcaaacGCGACCGAAGACTCATCAAATCAACAGGCTCCACTGACTATCCCGCCAACCTCGAGGCGAACGAGCTCCTTTCCGTCACAAATCAAAGTGCGGCGCTGGATCCCAAGCTCAGCTCCTTCCTCCGCCTGGCACATCGCGCTTAACTCTTATTTCTCATCACTTCCTGTTTGTCCCTTTGCTCATCCGCTGCAATTCCACCGTTTGCCACCTCATGCACAAATTTACACCATCGCTTGCAAATCAGAAACCACCCTTCTACTGGAAATGGAAAAAACGATGGTGGGATTGGAGAAAACAACGACAAAGACAAGAGATTGTTCTGAAAGAAAGCCGAAGGAGAGAAACAAAACAAGGATGCATAGAGTGCCGCAGACTTTTGCCAGAAATGTACAAGAGGACGAACGACGGATGCCGAGatgagtcacgaatcgagaGAGTAGAGAGCAAAACTTTCCTTGGATGCGCAAGGCGCTTAACGATCGCCAAACGGATCGGTACGGCTCTTGGAGCTACCCGACTCGCTACCGTTGCCTGCAGGGCCCGGTGGTGGGGTGAGACCCATTCCCAGATGACCAAAAATGAGGTCCTCATCGAGTTGCGTCGAGCGCGCTAATGCGCGGTGGCTAAAGTTGGGCATGACGTTATAGCTCTGCTGGTGCCACTTGGTCGAGTTGCCCGACGAAGCGGCGAAAGCGCGTCCGGCTCCGACACCCGCCATGTTGCCGCCGAATTCTGAAgttggcatcgacgagaccgaggccGCACCCGATGGCAGAGGAGGTGCATCGGCAAAGCCAGCCGACATGGAGGCCACCGACGGAGCTCGCGAGTAGTTGTTGCCACGGATCGAGCCTGCGGGTGTAGCATGGCCCGATCGGGTCGGAAGCACGGGTGTGCGATTCAAGCTGTTCTCGCTGGGGGCAATCGAGGCACTGCTGGGTCCAGCTGCCGAAGCAGGTGCGACTACAGGTGCGCCTGCGGGCTGCTTTTGGATCACCTTGAACGAACGTGATGGCGAAGCGGGCGCTTCAGATGGGCTGCTCGACAGTGGCGATGGTGTTAGACTGGTGACGGGCGCCGGAACGGAAACTGAAGCTGGagcggctgctgcaacgGGCTCGGCGACAGCTTGTGGGTAGGGAGGCTTGCTAGTGTTGCCTATATCCTTTGAAGCGCGCTTGAAGCCCCATTTGCTGCCattcttgcccttgctgtccttgtccttgctGTCCGAAGACGCCATATTGGCAGTGGCgccggctgctgctgcagcagctgacgcagcggcagcatcagcgACGCTGGATTTTTGCGCAGACTCCATGGATGTGGTCGTTGACGGATACGTTGCTGGCGCCGAGTCCTTTGATGCGGGCTGAGAGGTAGCCGCAGCGTTGCGATAAGCAGCAGATGCGGGAAGCGCTGGGACCGGAGGAGGCGACTGCGAGGATGGCACATTTTTGTTCAACGATTCAGACGAGGGGCTTGAAAGGGAGGCGCGGCCAGCAGGCGATGCGGCACGCGACTGTTCACGCGATTGCTTACGAGCCGCAATGGCGGCAGCGCCGATaccgccagcagcggcggcacCAGCGCCGGCTGCACCCAGTGTGTATCCAGGCTTAGAAGCAGCCTGGTTGTTGGCACTGAGCAGATTGGAGGAGCCAGATGCGGCACCCGATGCAGTCGAATTGGTGGGGTCGGCAAAAACGTTTTTGGTCGAGATATCGCGCATCATGGGTGTGTTGGCCGTCTCGGGAGCAGTAGCAAGGGACGTGGTCGAATCATTATTCGGAGCACGGAATgcggcttcgtcgaccTCATCGTTGCGGAGACGGCTCTGCTGGGCACGTTgtttcttcttcctcctcatGAGGCAGAAGGCAAGCaaagcgagagcaagcagagcaacgACACCACCCACGACACCACCAGCAATAGCGCCGGTGGAGGAGCCTgagctggtggagctgTTGCTATCACTGCTGGAGCCTCCCGAGTTGGAGCCAGAAGCGCTGGTgggcgagctggaagctgccgaggaggtggtgatggtggtgccaCACTGGAACGTGATCGGCTGGGTGACGGGAGGGTAGGCGGGGAGGACATCACcgttctcgtcgagcagacgGAAAGTGATTTGCTGCAAGCCCGATTGAGTGATGGGAGTGAAAAAGGGTGAGTAGAAAGTGTACGTGTTTGTGCTTTCGTAGACGTCGTTGAAGGCGACCTGAGAGATCTCGGTGTTGTTGTTGGGGCCAGGGAAGAGACCTAGAGCCGAGGCAACGGAACTCTCAGGAGTGGTGACGGCAAGGGCGAAATTGAGGTAAAGACATGAGACCTGAGTGACTGTGACAGTGAAAGCACGTGCAAACTGGACCTGAACCAGCAACGCGGCGGCCAAGAGGCCGAGCCATGTGAAGAAGCGCATGCTGAGGATGGCGTCCAGGACCGGCAATGATGTAGCTCAACGAGGAGCTACCCACACTTGAAAGCGCTGATACGCAGTAGCAGAACAGATCAGATGGGATGGAGTATTGCAATAAATGGACGACAGggcggctgctggtgtCAAGGCCGTGTGGGTCGTGCTGTCGCCGTGGCTACGGCCGATCGAAGAGGCGCAGGCGATTGGTGATCAAGATGTCAGGACAATGCGATGAGAAGGGACGCTACAGGTGGGAAAGATGTCGAAGGAGATCAAGATGGTGAGTGAGCTGACGATGGTTGGACGAGAAGGGTGAGCAAGGAGGGGAGACAGTCAGCGGAGAATCGAAGGCACGCAGCGGCAGGCCGAGGCAGCAAACTGGATGAGAGAGACTTGACCATCGGGATTGCTGCGACAGATAGTGTGGAACAGTGTTACCGTGCTGTGCTGCCGAATTCGTGAACTGGTTTTGGGTGACAGTGTGTGTAAAAACAACACAGCCAAGCCTTTTGTGGCTCTTCTGCAGGTaagctcgtgctcgtgctcgtgttCGTGCTCGGTTTGGTTGCTTGAAACTTAATCAGCTCAATTCCAAGCCAACACATCAACGATAATTCACAATTctgatttgtgattcttgTTTGtaacaatcgtgaatgttttTTTGCTAAATTCAAATCGGTAATCCCGAGGCAGTAGCTTGTCACGACTTAGGCAGAACAGGAGCACAAAACATAGACGAAAAGGGGTTCAGGGTCGCTTCGCAAAAACCAATACCAAGCAAGTGTAAAGAGTAAGTTAACTAGCGTTGGATGAAGTTTTGACATGTGTACGCAGAGCTGCCGAGAGAGGCGGCTTTACCGAGACACAAAACTAAAAATGTGGCAGGAAGGAAGAAATGCCCAGCTCTTGCTGCCTGCAAATCTCATCTTCCGAATCTCCATAAGTTAACTGAACGTATACGCGCACATGCCTTTAACAGGCAGCTAGCTGCTCCAAGCTCCACGCTCCCTGACAATTTCGAAAAAGCCACGggccaagcaagccagcGGAACATGAGGTGCTCTATGCGGTATTACCCACCTTTTTTTTCGGCAATAGTCATGAGTAGCTGGTTGGACGTGCTCTAAATAACAAGGcgtttcacgattgcgctCGTCAAAAGCGAAAGAAACAGGCCTAAAAGTTGGCCCCCGCTCGCGATCTCGGCATGTGCTTGGTATCACGAAGGAAGAGGGGGGAAACGTTGCGATCTGATGAATGCAGATTCGCGCAAATCTCTTGGCtaacaatcgtgaatcgtgaatcgcgaagGATT from Mycosarcoma maydis chromosome 9, whole genome shotgun sequence harbors:
- a CDS encoding acetyl-CoA C-acetyltransferase, which produces MPAFYQTAVRRLSQTARIMSQINDVFIVSAARTPIGSFNGVLKKATAPELGVVAVKAAIQRAGLKPDQIEEVYMGNVLQGNVGQAPARQVALKAGCPDTTEATTINKVCASGMKAISLAAQNIALGQRSIMVAGGMESMSNAPYYLPRGNTYGHVQATDAIVKDGLHDVYNQVAMGNCAENTAKKLSITREQQDAFAIESYRRSAEAWKANAFANEIAPVTISDKKGDVVISEDEEYKNVKLEKIPSLRPVFDKNGTITAANASTLNDGASAVVLASEAEVAKLGIKPLAKIVAFADAACAPIDFPIAPAYAIPKALERAGLTKDDIALFEINEAFSAVALANNQMLGLDASKVNVLGGGVSLGHPIGSSGARIVVTLAHALKPGQYGCAGVCNGGGGASAIIIKREN